In Cottoperca gobio chromosome 19, fCotGob3.1, whole genome shotgun sequence, the genomic window TTGTTATTTCACCGGCTCTGCCAACATCAATAGTGGAACTTCCATTAAATCTGCAGATATTctccatttaaaacaaatataaaaatgaccACCTTCTACGTTCAggcaacaacattttaattccGGTCCAAACACAACCAAGAACAGGAGGCATGTTAACGACTTGGGAGAATTTCAGGGTAATAAAGATCTCATTGAATGATATACTAACCACTTCATTGTATTGCTGTAAATAATAAACGTACAGGTTTCACACAAATTCATTCAGCaggacattattattattaaacagcaTACAAATAAGATTTCATTCAAATAAAGTCCGACTGCAGAACCTCTTTAAGCTCCTTACTTTAAAGATGTACTTCTTCCTCTTGTGGCGGGAACATTTAACCACATTTCATGTAAGAAGAGAGCACAGCCTTTCAgaaactcctcctcctcctcctcctcctcctcctcctcctcctcctcctcctcctcctcctcctcctcctcctcctcctcctcctcctcctcctcctcctcctcgagTCTTACAACAGCTCAGGTTTGTCATTTCCCTGCAGTAGCTGCCGTCACCCTTGGACTTGTCCACATCTGGCGAGCTCTGGTCCATCCGCCAATCCCGGAGAGCAGCAGGTCAGCTGATTCCCTCTCCGAGCCGCTCTGGTCCGGCCTCGTCTTTGGCCTTCTCTCATTTCAGGGTGGTTAGATCACCCTCCGTCGAatattggtttaaaaaaaaaaaaaaaaaagcctcttgaAATAAAAGAATCAACAGTTTATTTCCGTTGTCGCAGAACTCTTCCAGCACCTGTTGAGAGTTTGTTGTAATGACTCACCTGTCAAAGTTTAAGGCCGCTCCCAGCTATCTGACACTTTTTCCGGGGCACTCAGTCGCCTCAGACTCTGGAGCACAGTTTGCAGGGTCCCCGCTGTGATGATGAAACAAGTGGACACCAGCGTTAAAGACGTCACTGACGACACAAAACCCAAAGGCTCACAGAGTATTACACTTACACAGTTCTTCTTCGTAGGAATCCAGCTTCTGTAGCAGCTCTGCAACACTGGAGCGAGTCAGACCATCTGCGGCTGCAACAGCAAGTCAAATCgcaaaatgtaaagttttgtttttacattcaaagcttctactGAGGCTTTCTTGCATTTGAATGTTGATTAAAAAATGTGAATGACAAAgttataaataaagctttgaaGCTACAAACTATCCAGCACAGGATAGTTATGTTATCCTGCACAGGACACCTCAACTCGCCTTTTGTTTGATCATCCACGCCAGAGCTGCTATTCCCCTCTGATGTGAAGCAGGAGAGCAGGTCAGCGCTGCAGGCCTTGGACTTGGCCTGTGTGGCGTTCATGTCCTGAGTCAGCCGGTGGTTCTCTACCAGCTCCGCGTGGACCCTCCTCCATGCCATCTTGTCCTCCATCAGACATCCCTCCATCACGGTACGCAGCTCCTTCTCCTGAGACACCTGGCTCTGCAGGCTCTCCGCCTCCTCACAGTGCTACAGAGTTAGTTAAATGTGGGCAAAAGGTTTTCAGTTAGGTCACGAAACGTGAAACATTTGTACGGcggttactgtgtgtgtgtgtgtgtgtgtgtgtgtgtgtgtgtgtgtagttactTTGTGTAGCTGGATGGCCATCTCCTGCATCTCAGCTTCCAGCTTGTCAGCGTAAGCCTGTTCCAGAGCGTCGCCCGGTGGTCGAGCACTGCTGTGCCACCTTGCAATAGCCGAGGCCATCCTACGCTTGGGTCCAAACAATCTGCAGAGCGAGAACGTTGTCAGCCTCTCATAAAACAAAGCCCTGTACGTGCTGCAGTGAATGAAAGGGCCTCTTACGTGATCCCTATTTCTTTGAGATCGTTTTCAGTCAGGGTGAGGAATATCCGCAGGTCGATGTCTTGTTCCTCAAGTACGGGGAGATACTTCGAGAAGCCGATTTGTTCCAGGAACTCTGTCAGATCCTACAGGAAGGTTTCAGACCCAAGACAGTCCAGAAGAACATAAATCACACACCAAGGTTATTTTCATAAACCAAAAGTAAAATTAGCAGTGAGaaatagtcacacacacacacacacacacacacacacctttggaCCAGTGTAGGAGGGAGGAAGACTGATATGTGGGATCATCCCACAGTTTCCTGTATCGTTGTTTCCATGGCGACTCTTGCCTTTTGAGTGATGGCTCTTATTTACTCTGCGGGAGATGCTCTTTTTGCTCTGGTCAGAGTCCTGGTGGAGAGAAAGGGACACATAGAGATAACTAAACTAAATCTGCTGTCTGACTCCAAGTCAGCGGGGTCGCCGTGCTCTCTCACCTCGTTACTCTCCACTGAGCCCTCCCAGCTGAGGTCGATCACCTGGGGCAGAccctcgctgctgctgctgctcttcatgGTGGGCATGTCGTTGTCAAAGAATGGACTGTCATCTGTGGCGGTATCGTGAaatattgaattgtttttgGCAGACACCCAGTGTAGCTGAGGACGTTACAGTATTTCTTCCAAAGACACGTGTAGCCATGTCAGTAATGTTGTTCAGATGTCACAACACGCTGGTAATCGCGTGCCTCTCacctctgctgctgttgctttgGCCGTCCAGCTCGTTGATGGGCGAGGTCACGTCGCGGTAGCGCATTCCCTCACTCTGTTCACCGATATCACGAAACGCCATGTGGCCAGGCGGCGCTGCAGGAGGCTCTGTGAGGAGAAAAGCTAGATCAACTAGATccactttatttttaatatgtgaCCAGTATGGATACAGGATATCTTATGTGACACTACCACACAGTTTGCTGGTGCCTTCTACTCGGAACTTGTCGATGGCCTGGGGCCCGTCGTGGATGCTAACGCCTTTAGCTCGGTTTCGGCTCGGCCTTATCCGCGGGGGTGCACTGTCCGAGTCCTCAGATGAGCTCAGGTCTTCAAAGTGTCCTGACAAGTTGGACCACACAGAAAGAAATTCAGGAACTAAAAGACACTGATAGCGACAACAGCTCAGCAGTTTCAACAAGTACCTGGTTTGATCCTTGGGGAGCGCGAGTCAATAAGGCTGACGATCTTGGTATAGCCGTACAGCATGGCGAGGGCACGGGCCGTCTCTCCTTTAGCGTTGCGGTCATCTATTTTAACTTTCTGGAAATTATTCAAGCAAAACGGACGTCAGGTTAATGAGGCATAATCTTCTTCGTGAAACGTCATCGGCCATCGTCAAATGTAACCGACTCACGTGATCAAGCAGGTACTGAACAATGATTTCATGTCCAGAAGCAGCAGCCTCCATCAGGGTAGTGAAGCCAGACCCTGGCTCCCTGTGGATGAAAGTAAGAGTAATAATCTGAATGGAGTGTTGCAGTAATTTGGGGATAAATGAAGACACTCACTTGACACTGGCGTCAGCGTTGTTATCCAGCAGGAACCGGACCATCTGCTGGTGGCCCGTGCTCGTGCAGTGGAACAGAGCGGTCCATCCTCGAGAGTCCTTCAGCTCCAACTCAGCACCTTGCTTTTGGGgtgattaaaaacagaaagtcTTTCATACTCATAGAACAATAAATCTAACACCTTATCAAGAAAATAACCACAACTGTCTTCTTCCATCTCTATGATCGAGCATCTCGACCTTAAAGTTCTCCGACAGACGTATAGAATATTATACTTTCACTGctatgtttattaaatgtaccTGGTTGGTACATTCAAAGCAAACATCTGGGTTTTGAGAGTAATCTACCAAACAGCAACAAGGCATTTATGACGGTGTTTTCTTACTATTTCCTGGGTTTAATTATCTAATGACATTTCTATGAATGCAATGCTTTTCAGCAACAAACAATCCAATCACTGCATGGTTTCATTGTGTCACTG contains:
- the anks3 gene encoding ankyrin repeat and SAM domain-containing protein 3, whose translation is MSELSDEASESEQLGASLSLWLGDSLVRPEELDVPLDLHTACSIGQYDVVAECIKKREVDLNGKNIGGWTPLMYASYIGHDNIANLLLEAGVNVNATTAKGLTPLILAASCGNESIAYFLLQQGAELELKDSRGWTALFHCTSTGHQQMVRFLLDNNADASVKEPGSGFTTLMEAAASGHEIIVQYLLDHKVKIDDRNAKGETARALAMLYGYTKIVSLIDSRSPRIKPGHFEDLSSSEDSDSAPPRIRPSRNRAKGVSIHDGPQAIDKFRVEGTSKLCEPPAAPPGHMAFRDIGEQSEGMRYRDVTSPINELDGQSNSSRDDSPFFDNDMPTMKSSSSSEGLPQVIDLSWEGSVESNEDSDQSKKSISRRVNKSHHSKGKSRHGNNDTGNCGMIPHISLPPSYTGPKDLTEFLEQIGFSKYLPVLEEQDIDLRIFLTLTENDLKEIGITLFGPKRRMASAIARWHSSARPPGDALEQAYADKLEAEMQEMAIQLHKHCEEAESLQSQVSQEKELRTVMEGCLMEDKMAWRRVHAELVENHRLTQDMNATQAKSKACSADLLSCFTSEGNSSSGVDDQTKAADGLTRSSVAELLQKLDSYEEELSGTLQTVLQSLRRLSAPEKVSDSWERP